A region of Allocoleopsis franciscana PCC 7113 DNA encodes the following proteins:
- a CDS encoding sulfate ABC transporter substrate-binding protein: MSKWQRLPQEGRYLIVQIINSVVKAVPGNKLGGQQRSQLNYSSRRGFLSLFLVGVSLSVAISACSGGGNNSTTAPSNSANSGASQKKDVEVTLVSFAVTKAAHDEIIPKFVEQWKKEHNQNVTFKQSYGGSGSQTRAVIDGLEADVVHLALALDTKKIEKAGLIQPGWEQEAPNEAIVSKSVGAIVTREGNPKNITTWADLTKPDVKVITANPKTSGGARWNFLAFWGAVTKTGGDEAKALDFTKKVLKNVPVMPKDAREATDVFFKQGQGDALINYENEMILAKQQGENLPYVIPDVNISIDNPIAVVDKNVDKHGTREVAEAFVKFLYTPEAQREFAKVGFRPVDPTVEKEVESQFPKIKTLFTVNDLGGWDKVQKEFFDDGAVFDKIQAGK, translated from the coding sequence ATGAGCAAGTGGCAACGCCTTCCCCAAGAGGGGAGGTACTTGATAGTGCAAATTATTAATAGTGTTGTTAAAGCTGTGCCAGGGAATAAGTTGGGTGGGCAGCAAAGAAGTCAGCTAAACTACAGTTCTCGGCGGGGGTTTCTGTCTCTGTTTCTGGTTGGAGTCAGCTTGAGTGTGGCAATCTCAGCTTGTTCTGGAGGAGGGAACAACAGCACAACTGCACCCAGCAATTCTGCTAATAGCGGGGCGAGTCAGAAAAAAGACGTGGAGGTAACCCTTGTTTCTTTCGCTGTCACCAAAGCCGCCCACGACGAAATCATTCCCAAATTTGTTGAACAGTGGAAGAAAGAACATAACCAAAACGTCACCTTCAAGCAAAGTTACGGGGGTTCAGGTTCCCAAACCCGTGCTGTGATTGATGGTTTAGAAGCCGATGTGGTACACCTCGCCCTCGCCCTCGACACCAAGAAAATAGAGAAAGCTGGCCTGATTCAACCGGGTTGGGAACAAGAAGCCCCGAACGAAGCCATTGTTAGCAAATCTGTAGGCGCTATCGTCACCCGCGAAGGAAATCCCAAAAACATTACTACTTGGGCAGACCTGACCAAGCCAGATGTCAAGGTGATTACCGCTAACCCCAAAACCTCTGGAGGTGCACGCTGGAACTTTTTGGCTTTCTGGGGTGCGGTGACAAAAACAGGCGGGGATGAGGCTAAAGCGTTGGACTTTACGAAAAAAGTCTTAAAGAACGTTCCAGTCATGCCCAAAGATGCACGGGAAGCCACCGACGTATTCTTTAAGCAAGGTCAAGGTGATGCCTTAATCAACTACGAAAACGAGATGATTCTGGCGAAACAGCAAGGTGAAAATCTTCCTTACGTGATTCCTGATGTCAATATTTCCATCGACAATCCCATTGCCGTTGTAGACAAAAACGTGGATAAGCACGGGACTCGTGAAGTTGCCGAAGCTTTTGTCAAATTCCTCTATACACCCGAAGCACAACGAGAATTTGCCAAGGTAGGATTTCGTCCGGTTGACCCCACTGTCGAGAAAGAAGTGGAAAGCCAATTCCCCAAAATTAAAACCCTCTTTACAGTTAATGATTTAGGGGGATGGGACAAAGTCCAGAAGGAATTCTTTGATGACGGTGCTGTCTTCGACAAAATTCAAGCGGGCAAATAG
- the cysT gene encoding sulfate ABC transporter permease subunit CysT → MAISSPFQPNPAGKNSIAPLSKFSWPWGITIGYLTLMLFVPTLAMLLKASTEGPVNFWRIATSEVALSTYDVTFVTALLAGAVNGVFGTLIAWVLVRYNFPFKKILDAVIDFPFALPTAVAGLTLATVYSNNGWIGALLAPFGIKVSFTRLGVWVAMVFISLPFVVRTVQPVLSELEKEVEEAAWALGASQWQTFWRVILPPLMPAVLTGVALGFARAVGEYGSTVIVASNIPYKDLIAPVLVFQRLEQYDYSGATVIGTVLLVISLLILLAINLLQAWGKRYA, encoded by the coding sequence ATGGCTATATCTTCTCCCTTCCAGCCCAATCCGGCTGGGAAAAATTCAATCGCTCCACTGAGCAAATTTTCTTGGCCTTGGGGAATCACCATTGGGTATCTTACCCTGATGCTCTTTGTGCCAACGTTGGCTATGTTACTCAAAGCCAGTACTGAAGGGCCGGTTAATTTTTGGAGAATTGCGACCAGTGAGGTTGCCCTATCCACTTATGATGTAACCTTTGTCACCGCCTTGCTAGCGGGAGCCGTCAATGGCGTGTTTGGCACGTTGATTGCTTGGGTTTTGGTTCGCTATAACTTTCCGTTCAAAAAAATTCTTGATGCCGTAATCGATTTCCCCTTTGCGTTGCCTACGGCGGTTGCGGGTTTAACACTAGCAACGGTTTACAGCAATAACGGTTGGATTGGTGCTTTGCTGGCTCCCTTTGGGATTAAAGTGTCCTTTACTCGCTTGGGAGTATGGGTGGCGATGGTGTTTATTTCGCTGCCATTTGTAGTCAGAACAGTGCAGCCGGTTCTATCAGAACTGGAAAAAGAAGTGGAGGAAGCCGCTTGGGCTTTGGGTGCTTCTCAATGGCAGACGTTTTGGCGAGTGATTTTACCCCCTTTAATGCCAGCCGTTTTAACGGGTGTTGCTCTGGGATTTGCACGAGCGGTTGGGGAGTATGGTTCGACGGTAATTGTGGCATCTAACATTCCCTATAAAGATTTAATTGCACCCGTATTAGTTTTTCAACGATTGGAACAGTACGACTATTCGGGAGCTACTGTGATTGGCACCGTGTTGTTAGTGATTTCGTTATTAATCCTGCTGGCTATTAATCTTCTGCAAGCTTGGGGAAAACGTTATGCATAA
- the cysW gene encoding sulfate ABC transporter permease subunit CysW has translation MHNLEPSLHHPTSSTTHASSKKSINWVPVVLIGVTIVYLSLFLLIPALNVFVQAFSKGAGVFLEQLTKPSFLHAAKLTLFLALITVPLNTIFGLCAAWALARKRFPGRALILSIIDLPFSISPVVAGLMLVLLYGRNGWFGPFLEAHDIKIIFAFPGMVLATAFICMPFVAREVIPVLEEAGFDQEECAKTLGANDWQIFWRVTLPNIRWGLLYGVILTNARAMGEFGAIAVVSGNITGKTQPLPLFVEEAYKQYETQAAYSAAVLLTLLAVVTLIAKEILERRTSRRSGVH, from the coding sequence ATGCATAATTTAGAACCCTCTTTGCACCACCCTACATCTTCCACAACCCATGCTTCCTCCAAAAAGTCAATTAATTGGGTTCCAGTCGTCCTGATTGGAGTAACCATTGTCTACCTCAGCTTATTCCTGCTCATCCCAGCTTTAAACGTGTTTGTGCAAGCGTTTAGCAAGGGAGCTGGGGTCTTTTTAGAACAACTGACTAAACCCAGCTTTCTTCATGCAGCAAAGTTAACATTGTTTTTGGCACTGATTACCGTCCCCTTAAACACGATTTTTGGTCTTTGTGCCGCTTGGGCACTTGCTCGTAAAAGGTTTCCTGGACGCGCTTTAATCCTGAGTATTATAGACTTGCCCTTTTCCATCTCACCGGTGGTGGCAGGGTTGATGCTTGTCTTGCTCTATGGACGGAACGGTTGGTTTGGGCCGTTTTTAGAGGCTCATGATATCAAGATTATCTTTGCCTTTCCTGGAATGGTATTGGCAACAGCCTTTATCTGTATGCCCTTTGTGGCTCGTGAAGTAATTCCTGTTTTGGAGGAGGCTGGATTTGACCAAGAAGAATGTGCCAAAACACTGGGGGCAAATGATTGGCAAATCTTCTGGCGCGTCACCCTGCCCAATATACGCTGGGGCTTGCTCTATGGTGTGATTTTGACCAATGCTAGAGCCATGGGTGAATTTGGTGCGATCGCGGTTGTATCGGGTAACATTACAGGTAAAACCCAACCTCTGCCGCTGTTTGTGGAAGAGGCTTACAAGCAATATGAAACTCAAGCGGCTTACTCGGCTGCTGTATTGCTGACTCTGCTAGCAGTTGTCACGCTTATCGCTAAAGAGATTTTAGAGCGTAGAACGAGTCGTCGTTCTGGTGTTCATTAA
- a CDS encoding ATP-binding response regulator has protein sequence MANQQLISQKETERLNALRRYEILDTPPDGAFDRITSIAARLFKVPIAIVSLVDSDRIWFKSHHGLDVEQIERTPGLCASAILSDEIYAITDASKDLRSLTNPLVVGEMGLRFYAAAPLRTHDGHNLGTLCVIDQKSRSISSEEMSILTDLAAVIMDEIELRLGAKKVDQLNIELAKAKEAAEVANVAKSTFIANMSHELRSPLNVILGFTQLMTKSSTLAPEQRENLSIIARSGEHLLTLINQVLDLSKIEAGRTTLNETNFDLHRLLDDLEDMFQLKADERHLQLVFERNSDIPQYVRTDEVKLRQILINLLNNAIKFTQEGGVCLRVKRQTSNDETEENISQFKLNFEIEDTGYGICQDDLEAIFEAFVQSQTGKQAQEGTGLGLPIARKFVQLMDGEITVSSEVGHGTIFNFDISISPADTANPEPKLATRQVIALEPNQPRYRILIVDDKWSNRHLLMKLLSPLGFELKEASNGKEAIEVWDTWEPHLIWMDMRMPILDGYEATKQIKGISKGQATAIIALTASTLEEDRAIVLSAGCDGFVRKPFREADIWDAMNKHIGVRYIYDEPANELHSTPLDFDALTPTTLNALPASWIAELHQAVAAADSELAFSLIEQLEAKDTTLAKVLSKLVSDFEFDRIEGWIAQILNQ, from the coding sequence ATGGCTAATCAACAATTGATTTCACAGAAAGAAACGGAACGTCTTAATGCCTTGCGCCGTTATGAAATTCTGGATACACCTCCTGATGGTGCTTTTGACCGCATAACTTCAATTGCAGCTAGACTGTTTAAAGTGCCCATTGCAATTGTCAGTTTGGTGGATAGCGATCGCATTTGGTTTAAGTCTCATCATGGACTCGATGTTGAGCAAATTGAACGAACACCAGGATTGTGTGCATCAGCAATTCTTTCTGATGAAATCTATGCGATTACGGATGCGAGCAAAGATTTGCGTTCCTTAACAAATCCGCTTGTGGTGGGCGAGATGGGTTTACGTTTTTATGCCGCCGCTCCGTTACGAACTCATGATGGTCATAACTTAGGAACTTTGTGCGTAATTGACCAAAAATCACGCTCCATTTCCTCTGAAGAAATGTCAATCTTAACGGACTTAGCCGCCGTGATTATGGATGAAATTGAGTTGCGACTGGGTGCAAAGAAAGTGGATCAGTTAAATATTGAATTAGCCAAAGCCAAAGAAGCTGCCGAAGTGGCAAACGTTGCCAAGAGTACGTTTATCGCCAACATGAGCCACGAATTGCGTTCGCCCCTCAATGTAATTCTTGGGTTTACTCAATTGATGACGAAGAGTTCAACACTAGCTCCAGAACAACGAGAAAATCTTAGTATTATTGCTCGTAGTGGTGAACATTTACTAACCCTAATCAACCAAGTCTTAGATTTATCCAAAATTGAAGCTGGACGTACTACCCTCAACGAAACAAACTTCGATCTCCATCGCCTACTGGATGATTTGGAAGATATGTTTCAACTCAAGGCTGATGAGCGGCATTTGCAGTTAGTGTTTGAACGAAATTCTGACATTCCTCAATATGTGAGAACCGATGAAGTCAAATTACGGCAAATTTTGATTAACCTGCTGAACAATGCAATTAAGTTTACCCAAGAAGGGGGAGTTTGCTTAAGGGTTAAACGGCAAACATCCAACGACGAAACAGAAGAGAATATTTCTCAATTCAAATTAAATTTCGAGATTGAAGATACGGGTTATGGTATTTGTCAAGATGATTTAGAAGCTATTTTTGAAGCCTTTGTCCAAAGCCAAACGGGTAAACAAGCCCAAGAAGGGACAGGGTTAGGCTTACCCATAGCCCGTAAATTTGTCCAATTAATGGACGGTGAAATCACTGTTAGTAGTGAAGTGGGACATGGGACAATTTTCAATTTTGATATTTCCATCAGCCCTGCTGATACTGCCAACCCCGAACCTAAATTGGCAACGCGCCAAGTCATTGCCCTAGAACCCAATCAACCCCGATATCGGATTTTGATTGTCGATGACAAATGGAGTAATCGGCACCTATTAATGAAATTGCTTTCTCCTTTGGGTTTTGAACTGAAGGAAGCAAGCAACGGGAAAGAAGCGATTGAGGTATGGGACACCTGGGAACCGCATTTAATCTGGATGGATATGCGGATGCCGATTCTTGATGGCTATGAAGCAACCAAACAAATTAAAGGGATAAGCAAAGGTCAAGCTACCGCAATTATTGCCCTAACCGCTAGTACGTTAGAGGAAGATCGCGCTATAGTTCTTTCAGCAGGTTGCGATGGTTTTGTGCGTAAACCTTTCCGCGAAGCCGATATCTGGGACGCGATGAACAAACATATTGGGGTGCGCTATATCTACGATGAACCTGCTAACGAACTCCATTCAACCCCACTTGACTTTGACGCCCTCACTCCAACTACTCTTAATGCTTTGCCTGCCAGTTGGATAGCCGAGTTACACCAGGCAGTCGCTGCGGCAGATTCTGAATTGGCTTTCAGTCTGATTGAACAACTAGAAGCCAAGGATACAACTTTAGCAAAGGTTCTATCGAAGCTAGTTAGCGATTTTGAATTCGACAGAATTGAGGGTTGGATAGCTCAAATTTTAAATCAATAA